A segment of the Haladaptatus sp. R4 genome:
GTCGCGGTTCCCTCCACGATGTAGAATATCTCCTCCTGATCGAGGTGCGTGTGCAGTCCGCCCGAGAAGGCCTCGCCCGGTTCGAGGGCGTAGTGGTTGATGGACATATCCTCCGTCTCCAGCGCGTCCGAGAGTCCGCGACGGTCGGCGTCACCCATACTTCCGGATTCCACGTCGTCGATGTCGATTCTCTGCATACGATTCGATACGGTGCTCGTGGATTATAGGTTTGTTCGTCCTTCCCGTCGCGGTTGTTCGAACGGAACGCGTCCGTCGGGTTCTCTCATCTCCCCTGTGAACGAATCAGACCACAGCACTTTCTCTCTCCCCGCCGTACTCCCCCCGATGTACGACAACATCCTCGTCCCGACCGACGGGAGCGAATCGGCCATGGAAGCGACGGACAACGCCATCGAGTTGGCCACGGCGTTCGACGCGACGATCCACGCTGTGTACGTCGTGGACATCGGCGCGATGTGGGCCGACGCGTACGAGGGCAACGTTCTGCACGACCTCGAATCGCGCGGGAGGAAAGCGGTCGGACGGGTGCGCGAACGGGCGGAAGACGCGGGCGTCGATATCACCGACGAAGTGGTCACGGGCGGGAGCCCCTATCGCGTGATATTGGACTACGTCAACGAGAACGATATCGACTGCATCGTGATGGGAACCCACGGACGGCGCGGCCTCGAACACTACCTGCTCGGAAGCGTCGCCGAGCGCGTCGTGCGGTTGGCCGACGTGCCGGTGATGACCGTCCACGGCTCCGACGAGTAGGGTTTTTCGAGCCGAAATCCGGAAACCGACGCGACGATTGATGGTTATTCCCCGCCTACGTACACGTCATGGCGGTTCCGTTGGTCGTCGCTATCTTCATCGCGCTGGGAATCGGCCTCCTCATCGGCATCGAACGGGAGTGGAGCGACCCCGGAACCCCCTTCGCCGGGAGCAGAACGCTCCCGCTCATCGCCGGATTCGGCGCGCTCGTGCAGGCGTTCTTTCCGGACCTCCTGCCGATTGCGGTCGTCCTCGTCGGTGGGTTGGTCGTCGTCGCCTACGTCCGGGTGGCGACGACGGGCGACATCGGGATGACGACGGCGGTTGCGACGATGTTGACCTTCGTCTACGGCGCGATGGCGACCCACTCGGACACGGGGCTTCGGTTGGCCGTCGTCCTCGGGACGGTGACGATGGCCCTGCTGGCCGAGAAGCGGGCGATCCACGAATTCGCGGACCGCCTCGACGAGGCGAGATGCGCGCGAGCCTGAAGTTCCTCATCGTGGCGCTCGTCGTCTTTCCCCTGTTGCCATCCGAGCGAATCGCGGCGTTGGGTGGACTGGACCTGCGATTCGTCTGGTTGATGGTCGTCTTCGTCAGCGGTATCAGCCTCGCCGGGTACGTGCTGGCGAAACTCGTCGGCAGCGAGGTCGGCTTCGAAGTGACGGGCGCGCTCGGCGGATTGGTCTCGTCCACGGCAACGGCCGTCTCGATGGCCGAGAACGCGCGCCGTGACGACTCGCTCACGGGGCTCTGTGGCATCGCCACGGTCATCGCCTCGCTCGCGATGTTCGTCCGAATCCTGTTGGAGGTCCTCGTCGTCAATCCGGCGCTGTTCGTCCCCGTCGTCGTGCCGATCACCGGGATGACCGTCGTCGGCGTGGTCGTCGCGGCCGTCGAATATCGCGGTATCCGTGGGGACGCTCCGTTGGCCGCGGACATCGAGAACCTGTTTCGACTCTGGCCAGCGCTCCTGTTCGGCGTCTTCTTCGCGCTCGTGCTCGTCGCCTCCGCGGCGCTCAGCGCCGAGTTCGGGGCGGTCGGCGTCTATTCGGTCGCTATCGTCTCCGGACTGGTCGATATCAACGCCATCACGATTTCGTTGAGCAACCTCTCACGGAGCGGTGACATCTCGACGGCGACGGCGACGGGCGGAATCGTCCTCGCGGCGAGCGTCAACACGGCCGTCAAAATCGCCGTCGTGTGGCTGTTCGGAACGCGAGCGCTGGGGAGAACGGTCGTCGTCGTTCTCGGCGTCGTCGCCGCCGTGGGAATCGGGTTCGTCGTGCTGTGAACGGGGCCGAAGTGACCCGGCCAGTTACCGGCCACCGTCCCGCAGAACGGGCGTTACGAATTGGCTTGGCCGAGCGTCCCGCCCTTCCGTATCGGATGCCGAATCACCGCGCTCGTCGGAGACTGGTCGGTAACTGTCGTGAGATATCGATGCGACGCCATCGGCGGTCGGAATCTCTCATTGGACGACTCACGAACCTCAGATTACTTAAATTGTCACAATATGGATAATATAGTTGGGATAATGGTGAGATACGTGCTGGGTTTCTAAAACCTGATTCGTTTGCGAACGAATCGACGTCCAAGGGTACTCTCCAGACCGGTCCGTTCCCTCTACGTACAGCACCGCTTTTTCGCCCCCACTACTCACAGAATCCGAGTTTCACCCCGGACCGAAGACGAGGTTCTAAAATTCGTCCGATATTTCGAAACGTTTCCAATTCTTGTCGGATTTCTCGCTGTCACCGAATTCTTTTATATAATATTCATGAATAACTATAATGTATACCTACCATCTTTATTATTTGTGATGGACGACAAAAATAGCGATCATGGACCGGAAGAGAACTCCGACGACTGTTTCCGTCTGAACCGACGGCGGGCGATTCAACTCGCCGGTCTCGGGGTAGGGAGCATGGCGGTTCCGGGACTCGGTTCGTCATCGGTACGTGCGGCGGACGGGGAGTGTGCCGAAGGACCGTTCGAGCGGACTTACTCCGGGGGGACGGTGAACTTCGGGAAGATAGCCTCCCGTCCACAGCGGAGCGTGAAGACGGAGGACACGGGTGCGGGGTCTCCGGTGAACGGGGCGGAAATCGAGGCGTCACGGGCACACGGATACCACGGACGTCATCGTCACGACCAAGAGGACCGTCACTGGCACCGACACCACGGCGACGAGGACGAACTGTCGATTTCCACCGAGTACGACGGCGTGAACGCCGAAGGGACGTCCGGCGGCGTCCCGTCCGACTCGCAGATAGCGGCCGGATACGGAAAGGTCATCCACGCGCTCAACACGCAGGTCGCCGTGTTCGACAAACGATCCGGACACGAGGAGCAGACCGTCCAGTTGAACGATATCTTCGCGCCAGTTATCGACGAACCGGAAGGAGGCTACGTGTACGGCGAACCGTTCGTCTTCGACCCACGGGCGCGCTACGACCGGCGGGAAAACCGGTTCGTCGTCGCCGCGACACAGTACGAACCCGGCATCACCGAGGACGGGGAAATCATCACTCGGGAAGAACAGGAGGAACGAGCGGGCGGTGAACCGGGCGAAGGCGGGGACGATGGAGAAGACGGTGGCGAAGAGGACGACGAGGCGGAAACCGAAGCGGAAGCGCTGGAACGCCCACCACAGGGATGGTGGTTGGTCGCCGTCTCCCGGAACGCGAACCCGAACGGGAAGTGGAACGTCTACCGGATTCCGCCGATAGACAACGAGGGACTCGTCGATTATCCCACGCTCGGATTGGACAGGGACGCAATCTACCTCGCACAGAACTTCTTCGCCGACGAGGTGTCGGTGACGATGGTCACGCTCGACAAGGAGGCGCTGTACCACGGGCGCGACGTGACGGGGTATCACTTCACCGACTTGGACAACCCGAACGTCGACGGTGACGACTTTACCGTTCAACCGGCGCTCCAGCCGTTCTCTGGGGGCCAATACGGAACGTTCTACCTCATCGACTCCATCTTCCCCGACCCGACGGCGAGCGCGCTCACGCTCTGGGAGTTGACGAGTCCGCTGGAGGACCCGAAACTGGAGTGTCACACCGTCCCGGTCGAACCGTTTTCCTATCCGCCGACGGCCCGACAACCGGACTCGGACAAGCGCATCGACACGCTCGGGACGCGCCAGATGAACCTCGATTACAACGATGGGTCACTGTGGACGGCCCACACCATCGCCTACGACTGGACCGGCGACGGCGAACCGGTCGCCGCCGTCAAGTGGTACGAAGTGGACACGCGTTCGAAGGAAGTCGTCCAGAGCGGCGTGTACGGCGAGGCGGGAACGTCGTACTTCATCCCGACCGTCCAGTCGGACGGCGACTCGACCATCATCACGCACAACGTGAGCGGACCCGACACGTATCCGAGCATGGCGGTCGCAGGCCGGACCGAGGAGTACACCCTGAACAAACTGGAGGACTCCATCGTCGTCGAGGAAGGAAAATCACGGTACGACTACGGCGAGGGAGGGGAGGTTATGCGCTGGGGAGACTACAACGGAATCTCCGTGGACCCGCGTACCGGCACGTACTGGACCGTGAGCCAGTACTCGCCGGACATCGACATCGACCCGGACGCGGAGGAACGTGACCCGTATCACACCCGAATCGCCGAGCTGTCGTTCGACGGCCGTTGGCACCACGGTCGCGGCCACGGTCACCACGGCTGGAAGTAAGATCGACCGCTGACGAAACCGTCGTCAGCCGACCGAACTCATTTCTCAGTCGCCGATTCGTTCGTTTCTTCGGTGTGATCGGTGTCGAAGAAGACGGCGTACAGACACGCCCAAACGTCCGCTCGCTTCGTTTTGTTTTGAACTTTCATCGGTAGTCTCCCGTCTCTCCTTCGAGACGAATTATTTAGGTTGGCCTAAAACACGCGGCGTCATAAATATTTGGGAGCGGTCGGTCGGCAACGTCCCCAGGACGATAACTGGTCGTTCCGGTTGCGAACCGTTCCGAACGAACCCCGAACCGATTCGAAGTACGAAACGGAAGCGAGTTCGCTCTCTCATCCGGGAACCCAATCTGTTTAGGATAAACGCTTAATTCGATATATTACTCCTACATAGTGGGGAAAGAATGGCGGGCGCGACTGGACAAAACGGAATCTGAAGCAAGCAGCGGCGAGTGCCCCCGCCAACACCGGACCGCCGCTACTCGCGGTGGTGTGGCCGTCGAATCGACGTTGGAAGCAAGGTACGTCGTCCCGAGTCGAGCGAGATCGACGTTCGCGGCCACACCAACACTGACCAGAAGGGGATTTCCGGCAGACGGGACGAAATCGTCAGCGTACGGGCGATAAACGACGGTGTCGTGTCACCGTCGAATCGGAAACCGGCCGCTCGTACGCGTTCTACGACCGAACGAGTCGATATCACCAACCCGGGCAGCGGTCGATGGATATCGACGTTCGAGCGGTCACTTTTTTCGACCCGCGAAACCACAAGAGACAGGCCAGTCCACGAGTAACTATCGCGGAACGATACGTCCATGGAACGAAGGGACTCGGATGACCAGTTCGGTTTCGACGAGAACGTCAACTACATGGGACGAGCGCTCAGGGCGCTCGTCCCGCAGCGGGTCGCCCGGCGGAGCATCTCGGTTTCGGTTTCGACGCCGGACGAGAGGTACGAAATCGGTGACGAGATACCCATCACCGTGACGTTCGACAATCGAAGCCCGTTTCCCGTCGTCGTGGAGACCCCACAGCAGCGACTCTGGGGATGGGAAGTGAACGGGGAACTCGAAGCCAGCGACGAAACCTATTACGTTCGAAACCGACCGAACGCCTTCTACTTCCGCGCTCGGGAGAAAAAGCGGGCCAGCGTGACGTGGGACGGGTGGTTCCAACGTGAAAACGAACCCACCCGCCGGGTCGCCGCCGACCCCGGCGAGTACACCGTCGCGGCATACCTCGCCACCGAAAACGAACGACCGAGGGGCGAAACCACCATCACGCTTCGGTAACTCACTCGGCGTCGTTTTGCCGCCACCACAACGCCCCGAGACCCGCACCCACGCAACCAACGGCACCGACCGGGCCGTACCTGTCGAGGAGATTTTCGCCGCCGGACGATTCGGTCGAATCCGCAACCACGGTTCCCGTTCCCGTCGATGTCGCCGTTCCGTTGCCCGTGGCGGTTTCAGTGGTCGTCGTTTCGTTCGTCGTGGTGGTTGTGGTAGTCGTGGTAGTCGCGGTTTCGGGACCGAACCCGGCGTCCGCGAGCGCCTGCCGAAGGGTCACGATTTCGATACCCCGTCGTTTCGCCGCCCGAATCATTCGGCGGATTTTCTCCGGCGTGACCTCTTCGCGCTGGGTATGTGCGCCGAAAACACCGAGCGCGTTCGTCTCCGCGATGGTGTCGAGTTCCCCGCTGATGGTCTCCCAATCGGTGTACTCGATGAAGTAGTCGCGTCGGATTCCGTACGGATCGATCTGCCCGC
Coding sequences within it:
- a CDS encoding MgtC/SapB family protein → MAVPLVVAIFIALGIGLLIGIEREWSDPGTPFAGSRTLPLIAGFGALVQAFFPDLLPIAVVLVGGLVVVAYVRVATTGDIGMTTAVATMLTFVYGAMATHSDTGLRLAVVLGTVTMALLAEKRAIHEFADRLDEARCARA
- a CDS encoding universal stress protein, which gives rise to MYDNILVPTDGSESAMEATDNAIELATAFDATIHAVYVVDIGAMWADAYEGNVLHDLESRGRKAVGRVRERAEDAGVDITDEVVTGGSPYRVILDYVNENDIDCIVMGTHGRRGLEHYLLGSVAERVVRLADVPVMTVHGSDE
- a CDS encoding DUF4010 domain-containing protein, with the protein product MRASLKFLIVALVVFPLLPSERIAALGGLDLRFVWLMVVFVSGISLAGYVLAKLVGSEVGFEVTGALGGLVSSTATAVSMAENARRDDSLTGLCGIATVIASLAMFVRILLEVLVVNPALFVPVVVPITGMTVVGVVVAAVEYRGIRGDAPLAADIENLFRLWPALLFGVFFALVLVASAALSAEFGAVGVYSVAIVSGLVDINAITISLSNLSRSGDISTATATGGIVLAASVNTAVKIAVVWLFGTRALGRTVVVVLGVVAAVGIGFVVL